One genomic window of Medicago truncatula cultivar Jemalong A17 chromosome 1, MtrunA17r5.0-ANR, whole genome shotgun sequence includes the following:
- the LOC11429597 gene encoding WD repeat-containing protein 44, which produces MARFSEEEFQFFDAQDDIVSISDANGVADNHEVDSGPPLGDGLLRDFGYEWWTRSPGSVRERRSKFIKWMELSLDQKNLENSVDGSSYEREDEINRMKDGGSSVTKSNGFMEDFFSSRLSMSCLSSMNSSEFGALVENSACQDRNDGGEVGLDQLVVSDESVNAAEVSSTSYQHEFGEEFEETGVFEPWTKRVKKSWLRKLRSMTCMMDVQQGESDNRKHEDGVSFSDCRIQRVKVRQCKKQRKELSALYMGQDIQAHEGPIFTMKFSPDGQYLASAGEDGIVRLWQVVEDERHNEIDIPEVDTSCIYFTVNDLSELTPLFMDKDKITNVKTLKKTSDSACIIFPPKVFRLMEKPLHEFHGHGGEILDLSWSKNNYLLSSSVDKTVRLWQVGHDCCLKVFSHSNYVTCIQFNPVDDDYFISGSIDGKVRIWGIPDCHVVDWTDVKEIVTAVCYRPDGQVGIIGSMTGNCRFYNVSDNQLRMQSQLCLLGKKKSSGRGITGFQFLPQDFNKVMVTCDDSQVRIIEGLNVVEKFKGLNAGSLMSASFTSDGKHILSACEDSNVYLWNVSDNESRSTKAKKIKSCERFFSNASVAVPWGGLKSDNIENSKKLDVLNKRPPQAVCLDPPSSFSLSQDFYLNSIPKGSATYPEEKLPTSSPKSKKSSLHKSAYKFLKSSCKSTSNCHAWGLVIVTAGWDGRIKSFHNYGLPVLL; this is translated from the exons ATGGCTAGGTTCAGCGAAgaagaatttcaattttttgatgCTCAAGATGATATTGTGTCAATCTCAGATGCAAATGGTGTTGCTGACAACCATGAAGTTGATTCTGGTCCTCCTTTGGGGGACGGTTTGCTGAGAGATTTTGGATATGAATGGTGGACCAGGAGTCCGGGTAGTGTTAGAGAGCGTAGGAGTAAGTTTATAAAGTGGATGGAATTGAGTTTGGATCAGAAAAACCTTGAGAATTCGGTAGATGGAAGTAGTTATGAAAGAGAAGATGAGATAAATAGAATGAAAGATGGTGGCAGTAGTGTGACCAAAAGTAATGGTTTTATGGAGGATTTCTTTTCAAGTCGGTTATCGATGTCTTGTTTGTCTTCCATGAATTCTTCAGAATTTGGTGCTTTGGTGGAGAATTCGGCATGCCAAGATAGGAATGATGGAGGGGAAGTAGGTTTGGATCAGTTAGTGGTTtcggatgaatctgtgaacgcCGCTGAGGTATCTTCTACCAGTTACCAACATGAGTTTGGTGAGGAGTTTGAGGAGACCGGTGTGTTTGAGCCGTGGACAAAGAGGGTTAAAAAGAGTTGGTTAAGAAAATTGCGTTCAATGACATGCATGATGGATGTACAACAAGGAGAATCTGATAACAGGAAACACGAAGACGGTGTTTCATTTTCGGATTGTAGGATTCAGCGAGTTAAGGTTCGTCAATGCAAGAAACAAAGGAAGGAACTTTCAGCTCTTTATATGGGACAAGATATTCAAGCACACGAAGGTCCAATTTTTACCATGAAATTTAGTCCTGACGGCCAGTATCTTGCTAGTGCCGGCGAAGATGGAATTGTGCGATTGTGGCAAGTTGTTGAGGATGAGAGGCATAATGAAATTGACATTCCAGAAGTTGATACATCCTGTATTTACTTTACAGTGAATGATCTCTCGGAATTGACACCCTTGTTTATGGATAAGGATAAAATTACAAATGTGAAGACCCTGAAAAAGACATCAGATTCAGCTTGCATCATTTTTCCTCCTAAGGTCTTCCGGTTGATGGAGAAACCACTTCATGAGTTTCATGGTCATGGAGGTGAAATTTTGGATCTCTCTTGGTCAAAGAATAAT TATTTGCTGTCTTCGTCGGTTGATAAAACTGTTCGTCTATGGCAAGTGGGACATGACTGCTGCTTGAAAGTTTTCTCGCACAGTAACTATG TGACATGCATACAATTCAATCCTGTGGATGATGATTATTTCATTAGCGGATCAATAGATGGAAAAGTGCGCATATGGGGAATTCCTGATTGTCATGTTGTTGATTGGACTGATGTCAAGGAAATTGTCACCGCAGTGTGCTATCGGCCTGATGGacag GTAGGGATTATTGGCTCCATGACAGGCAATTGTCGGTTTTACAATGTATCAG ATAATCAATTACGGATGCAATCACAACTATGCTTACTTGGTAAAAAGAAATCTTCTGGAAGAGGAATAACCGGCTTTCAg TTTCTTCCACAAGATTTTAACAAAGTTATGGTTACCTGTGATGATTCACAAGTCAGAATCATTGAAGGTCTTAATGTCGTTGAAAAATTTAAAG GCCTTAATGCTGGGAGCTTAATGTCCGCATCTTTTACTTCAGATGGAAAACACATTTTATCAGCCTGTGAAGATTCAAATGTATATCTGTGGAATGTTAGTGACAACGAGTCTCGCTCCACAAAAGCTAAGAAGATTAAGTCCTGCGAGCGGTTTTTTTCAAATGCATCTGTTGCAGTACCTTGGGGTGGTTTGAAATCTGATAACAttgaaaattctaaaaaattggATGTACTAAATAAGAGGCCACCTCAAGCTGTATGCCTCGATCCACCGTCTTCTTTTTCTCTAAGCCaagatttttatttgaattctaTTCCGAAAGGTTCCGCAACTTATCCTGAGGAGAAACTTCCTACTTCAAGCCCTAAGAGTAAAAAATCTTCACTGCACAAATCTGCATACAAGTTCTTGAAATCTTCATGCAAGAGTACTTCCAATTGTCATGCATGGGGTCTAGTAATTGTGACTGCCGGTTGGGATGGGCGAATAAAATCATTCCACAATTACGGATTACCTGTACTCCTTTGA